The Kluyveromyces lactis strain NRRL Y-1140 chromosome D complete sequence genome has a window encoding:
- the TEL2 gene encoding Tel2p (similar to uniprot|P53038 Saccharomyces cerevisiae YGR099W TEL2 Essential DNA-binding protein specific to single-stranded yeast telomeric DNA repeats required for telomere length regulation and telomere position effect), with protein MSGIDSTLLNEKCDKDTIYQVLERMSSKKQHSSNEILPIIKNVVPIYPSLPRELKMALRRLCGNNYIFISLVIEYAKELGKNRETSIFYGFLTDVLKYESDCLFNYLEHSSRRDLPFIKSILFGSRCYNALSSSISIVEYLKFMKMQWEFVFKETKQYDKTHLEMFVSCLQLNIPYGVDIFIEGLATTSEFSWNALIMMLSKGTSVQQRRFFMYHLVPFLEKVTNPDNSSTIFTLLSQLPFDIPTSIDCFKWGNPYFKIVYLHGMSEAKRAQLFRELLPCFELMDLYTDDSLAEILVMILDAMSKDSRDELSHDAISLNFVTKRLHSEDHLVRERTMFVAKKLTNDQLQYESDFTIDLPRIELIKLSKLEFPIKEGLQNLPKGNSTKNELVQQFNTITLQDSDDESDEEDSRDILFLKDLLLEFEKVIKNDGSELRLLKETVKLVRQKKNFPTEVSFYSKELLKKIATISNKFDEKSFEEWKANALVSILVVCPDKIVDLYAILFNNELSLQQRMVILTSAALSARELRGFDDEFVVKPKYDFPTNRLPWDESATEQQPENNKIQDITEITGSKVTWRSKRLETDSKITQQQNNFRKYATLFFYPLAHAWLNGINLGAFDKVFKRHYISMLKIILTCASPHYELEEMQILMQEILSDAVKQQVQTS; from the coding sequence ATGTCCGGGATTGATAGTACTTTGTTGAATGAGAAATGTGATAAAGATACCATTTATCAGGTACTAGAACGAATgtcatcaaagaaacagcATTCTAGTAACGAAATACTCCCGATAATCAAGAATGTGGTACCAATATATCCATCGCTACCGAGAGAATTAAAGATGGCACTACGCAGGCTATGCGGTAATAATTACATATTCATATCATTGGTTATTGAGTATGCAAAAGAATTGGGTAAGAATCGTGAGACGTCAATATTCTACGGCTTTTTAACGGATGTTCTTAAGTATGAGAGTGATTGTCTATTCAATTACTTAGAGCATTCGTCAAGAAGAGATCTCCCTTTTATCAAATCGATTCTGTTTGGAAGCAGATGTTATAACGCTTTAAGCAGCAGTATTTCCATCGTTGAATATTTAAAGTTTATGAAGATGCAATGGGAATTTGTCTTTAAAGAGACGAAGCAATATGATAAGACGCATCTCGAAATGTTCGTTTCATGTCTACAGCTCAATATTCCTTATGGTGTTGATATATTCATTGAAGGGCTTGCTACTACTAGTGAATTTTCATGGAATGCTTTGATTATGATGTTATCAAAGGGGACCTCAGTTCAACAGAGGAGATTTTTCATGTATCATTTGGTCCCGTTCCTTGAAAAAGTAACTAATCCTGATAACAGCTCTACCATTTTCACACTACTATCCCAGTTACCATTCGATATCCCAACTAGCATAGATTGCTTCAAATGGGGAAATCCGTATTTTAAAATTGTTTACTTGCATGGTATGTCAGAAGCGAAACGTGCACAGCTCTTCAGAGAATTACTACCATGTTTTGAACTGATGGATTTATACACAGATGATTCACTCGCTGAAATCTTGGTAATGATATTAGATGCCATGTCTAAGGATTCCAGAGATGAACTATCGCATGATGCAATTTCCTTGAATTTTGTCACCAAGAGACTTCATTCTGAGGATCATCTGGTTAGGGAGCGTACTATGTTTGTTGCCAAGAAACTTACAAATGATCAGCTTCAATATGAAAGCGATTTTACAATCGATTTGCCTCGAATTGAACTAATCAAGCTATCCAAACTTGAATTTCCCATTAAGGAAGGACTACAAAATCTGCCAAAAGGGAACTCTACAAAGAATGAACTTGTACAGCAATTTAATACCATAACTTTGCAGGACAGTGACGATgaatctgatgaagaagattctaGAGACATCTTGTTCCTCAAAGATCTTTTGCTGGAATTCGAGAAAGTTATCAAGAATGATGGGTCCGAACTTAGATTGCTAAAGGAAACTGTGAAGTTAGTACgacagaagaagaacttccCAACAGAAGTATCTTTTTATTCTAAAGAACTCCTCAAAAAGATAGCCACCATATCGAACAAGTTTGACGAAAaatcatttgaagaatggaagGCTAATGCATTAGTTAGCATATTGGTTGTATGTCCAGACAAGATTGTCGATCTTTATGCAATTCTCTTCAATAACGAGTTATCGTTGCAACAAAGGATGGTAATCTTGACATCTGCAGCATTGAGTGCAAGGGAACTACGGGgttttgatgatgaatttgtGGTGAAACCTAAATACGATTTTCCTACTAATCGATTACCATGGGATGAATCGGCCACTGAACAGCAACCTGAAAATAATAAGATACAAGATATTACTGAAATAACAGGAAGCAAGGTTACTTGGAGATCAAAACGTTTAGAGACTGATAGTAAGATTACACAACAGCAGAATAATTTTAGGAAGTACGCTACACTCTTCTTCTATCCCTTGGCACATGCTTGGTTGAACGGAATTAACCTTGGTGCATTCGATAAAGTGTTCAAGAGACACTACATATCTATGCTCAAGATCATTTTAACTTGTGCAAGTCCTCATTATGAGCTAGAAGAGATGCAAATTTTGATGCAAGAAATCCTTTCGGATGCTGTGAAACAACAAGTTCAAACCTCTTAA